The Streptococcus iniae genome contains the following window.
AAAGGCGATATCGACGAAGCTATGACAGCCGCTCATGCGGTTGGTGATGATAAACTGCAAAAAGAAGCTTACGGTAGAGTTGTTCCTGACAGTTTTACCCATGGTAGTTCTGAACAAAGACAACGATGGTTTAACAAAGGATTTGAGTATGGTGATTTTGACCATGGCAATACCTTTAGCATTCCATATAGTGATCTGTAATTCAAAAAGGAGTAGCATTTGCGACTCCTTTTAATGATGTTTTCTAAGCACACCATCTTCCATATAATAGACGTAATCACACTCTTCAATCATCCTTTGATCATGTGTTACCATTATGATAGCTTTATTTTTCTCTCGGCATTCTTTCAATAAAAGGGATACGACTTCATGAGCCCGTTTTGTATCCAAACTTGCCGTTGGCTCGTCTGCCAAAATAAGGGCTGGATTATTATAAAGAGCCCGCGCAATAGCTAGTCTTTGCCGCTCACCACCTGAAATGTCCTTTGGAAATTTTTTAGCAAGGTGACTAATCTCTAACTCTTTAAAAAGGGTCTGCTTTTGGTCGTGATTTCTTTTTTGTGACAGCCGATCAACCAATTCAAGTTGCTGCTCAGCTGTTAAAAACGGGATGAGATTAGAAGTCTGCAAAATAAAACCAATATCTTCAAAACGCCGTTTAGCACGTTCTTTTTCAGGTAACTGAGTGTAGTCACTCCCATTGATAATGATTTGGCCTTTTGTTGGTGTCTGCAAGCCACCAGCAAGCGTCAAAAATGTTGATTTCCCAGACCCAGAAGGTCCAATAACCGCAACAAACTGACCTGCTTCAATAGTGAAATCTGTTGCCTTTAAGGCTTGGATTTTTTGATTGCCATCTTGAAAAGTCTTGCTCACACCTATAAATTGTAAGATTCGTTCCATGCCAACTCCTATCCTATCGCTTTTAGAGGATCAATTCTAACTGTTGCAAGAACTGAAAATAGAGTCCCTAAAAGAGCACATAATATCAAACTCGTAAAAATAAGACTATCTAAACCAAGATTTCCTTGAAAAGGGACTGCCTTTGGCAATAGCAGAGCTGTTAAGCCTGTTAAAAGCCAACCAGCACTACTGCCAATAATACTGAGAAGAAAAGTCTGAGTCAGCAAAGCATTAGCAATAACTTTATTTGAAATCCCTTGTGCTTTCATTATGCCAAATATTGGTGCTTTTTGAATGGTTAACACATACATGAAAATGCTAATAATGATTGCTGAAATCAGAATTAAAAAACCAATCATAAAAGCAAAGGTTAAAACTTGAGCATTATAGCCCGGAAGTTTAGTGATAAAGCTTTCAAGACTTAATTTTTGAAAATCACTTTTGGGGTAATTGTCGACCTTTCCTTGAACAATAAAGGCATTAACAAGCATATCTCCAGTTTTAGAGGGTCTCATAAAAGGCTTAAAAGTCTCTTGAGACATATAAATAACTGGACTGACGTTAAAAGTAGCCTTATTTGTAATACCGACTATTTTAACTGTCTTATCTTGATTTAAAAATTGAATATGATCACCAAGTTCAAAACCAGACTTATCAGCCAAGCTTT
Protein-coding sequences here:
- a CDS encoding ABC transporter ATP-binding protein, whose translation is MERILQFIGVSKTFQDGNQKIQALKATDFTIEAGQFVAVIGPSGSGKSTFLTLAGGLQTPTKGQIIINGSDYTQLPEKERAKRRFEDIGFILQTSNLIPFLTAEQQLELVDRLSQKRNHDQKQTLFKELEISHLAKKFPKDISGGERQRLAIARALYNNPALILADEPTASLDTKRAHEVVSLLLKECREKNKAIIMVTHDQRMIEECDYVYYMEDGVLRKHH
- a CDS encoding ABC transporter permease; translated protein: MFLALNEMKEAKLKYSLITGLLLLIAYLMFFLSGLANGLVQENKSAIDYWKADLVFLAKDANATLNLSQIPKDKKKQIDAAKITSLQQFNTVAWTKVKPNEEDKQKVSLFGIEANSFLLPPLLKGRTLKGQNEALIDKSLADKSGFELGDHIQFLNQDKTVKIVGITNKATFNVSPVIYMSQETFKPFMRPSKTGDMLVNAFIVQGKVDNYPKSDFQKLSLESFITKLPGYNAQVLTFAFMIGFLILISAIIISIFMYVLTIQKAPIFGIMKAQGISNKVIANALLTQTFLLSIIGSSAGWLLTGLTALLLPKAVPFQGNLGLDSLIFTSLILCALLGTLFSVLATVRIDPLKAIG